In the genome of Planctomyces sp. SH-PL62, the window ATCCTGATCGTCGTGGAGACGACGCCCGAGCGGCTGGCCCGCGTGCTGGAAGCCGACGCGATGATGACCCGAATGGTCCGCAACGGCTGGGTCCACATCGCGACGCTGGACCCGGAACGCGCCGTGGTCCACCTCCACCGCGGCGACGGATTCTCCCGTTACGAGGGGCCGACCCACGATCTCCCCCGAGCCGAATCGTCGCTCGACTGGTATCGCGGCTGGCGGGACCATCTGGGTTTCGCCTCGATCGCACCGACCTCGCCGTCCCCCGCCTCGTCGGCCCCCCACGCGGGGCAGGAGCCCCGATCGTGAACGAATGGGTCGCTCGACTTTTCGGGCTGGGGGCCGTCGGCGCCCCCTTGCTGTTACTGGCGGTCTTTGGCCTGTCGACCTTCTTCACGACGCGGTTGGGCGAGAAGACGATGGCGAGGTGGACGGCCGCCTGCGTCTCCTTCGGCCTCTTCTCGGTCGTCGGCATGTTGCTGGCGATGCTCTGGACCGGCGACCGCGAGGTGCAGGTGGAGGTCGGCGACTGGGTGGCCCTCCCGTCCGAACACTTCCACTTCCGCGTGAAATTCCTGTTCGACCGGCTGTCCGTGCCGTTCGCCGCCTTGACGTTCATCCTGGTGGGGGTGACCGGGAGCTTCGCCAACCGTTACCTCCACCGAGAGCCGGGCTACCGGCGGTTCTTTTTGTACTTCGCGGTCTTCCTGCTCGGCATGGTGGTGGCCTCGCTGGCGGGGACGATCGAGACGCTGTTCATGGGCTGGGAGCTGGTCGGGCTCGCCTCGGCGCTGCTGGTGGCGTTCTTCCACGAGCGGGCGGCGCCGGTGTTCAACGCCCAGCGGATCTGGACGGTCTACCGGTTCTCGGACGCAGCGTTCCTGATCGCGGCGCTGACGCTCCACCGCCTTTCGGGGGGCGGGGACTTCGCCGCCCTGACCGGCTCCGGCCCGTGGCCGGGATCGGAGGCGGCGATCGCACCCGCCGCGGCGCTGGGGGTGGGCCTGCTGCTGTTGATCGCGGCCGCCGGGAAGTCGGCCCTGGTCCCGTTCTCGGGCTGGCTCCCTCGCGCGATGGAGGGGCCGACGCCGTCGAGCGCGGTCTTCTACGGCGCCCTCTCGGTCCACCTCGGGACCTACTTGCTGCTCCGGGTCGATCCGATCCTGAAGGCTTCGCCGCCGCTCTGCGCATGCGTCGTCCTGATCGGGGCGGCTTCGGCGGTGTTCGGCGTGGTGGCGGGCCGGGTGCAGACCGACGTCAAGACGGCCCTGGCGTATGCGTCGCTGACGCAGGTGGGGATCATCACGGCCGAGATCGGCCTGGGCTTCCGCTACCTGGCGCTGGTGCACATCATCGGCCACGCGTGCCAGCGGACCCTCCAGTTCCTCCGCTCCCCCTCGCTGCTGCACGATTATCACATGCTGGAAAACGCCCTCGGCGGTCCGATCCCTCGCGCGCCGAGCTTCACCGAGCGGCGACTGCCGTCCGAGGCGCGGAGGCGGCTCTACCGAGTCGGACTCGAACGAGGG includes:
- a CDS encoding proton-conducting transporter membrane subunit — encoded protein: MNEWVARLFGLGAVGAPLLLLAVFGLSTFFTTRLGEKTMARWTAACVSFGLFSVVGMLLAMLWTGDREVQVEVGDWVALPSEHFHFRVKFLFDRLSVPFAALTFILVGVTGSFANRYLHREPGYRRFFLYFAVFLLGMVVASLAGTIETLFMGWELVGLASALLVAFFHERAAPVFNAQRIWTVYRFSDAAFLIAALTLHRLSGGGDFAALTGSGPWPGSEAAIAPAAALGVGLLLLIAAAGKSALVPFSGWLPRAMEGPTPSSAVFYGALSVHLGTYLLLRVDPILKASPPLCACVVLIGAASAVFGVVAGRVQTDVKTALAYASLTQVGIITAEIGLGFRYLALVHIIGHACQRTLQFLRSPSLLHDYHMLENALGGPIPRAPSFTERRLPSEARRRLYRVGLERGRLDAALDRFIVRPFVLSFRWCDRMEARWTGFLAGRRDRPHDHDPRRRHDPVALTPPAGEDHS